A genomic stretch from Marinitoga litoralis includes:
- a CDS encoding thermonuclease family protein encodes MYKKSILILFILLSLLLISSCSKQQINNSLTFDKSYYVSRVVDGDTIKIYDNGEEISVRLIGIDTPETHSGDKPLGELGDKAYWFTRNKIYTENAKKSYVYLDFDNEKYGNYDRLLAYVYYKGKDGKMHFLNKEIMENGYARPLFYSDTSKHKDDFIEAYKKAFQDRKGIFKYFDDSSRIIEDINLTDEDIGKIRNVKFKVANVISSGSFYKIYSDSDRFYISIRRDEYNAFFNNLNLFDLKGKEIMIYGEIWKENGKYEILARAEFEIKILE; translated from the coding sequence ATGTATAAAAAAAGTATTCTAATCTTATTTATTTTACTCTCATTACTATTAATCAGTTCTTGTTCGAAACAACAGATAAATAATTCACTAACTTTTGATAAATCATATTATGTAAGTAGAGTTGTTGATGGAGATACTATAAAAATATATGATAACGGTGAAGAAATATCTGTAAGACTTATAGGAATTGACACTCCTGAAACTCACAGCGGAGATAAACCTTTAGGTGAATTAGGCGATAAAGCTTATTGGTTTACAAGAAATAAAATATATACAGAAAATGCAAAAAAGTCTTATGTTTATTTAGATTTTGATAATGAAAAATACGGAAACTATGATAGATTATTGGCTTATGTATATTATAAAGGAAAAGATGGGAAAATGCATTTTCTAAATAAAGAGATTATGGAAAACGGATATGCTAGACCACTTTTTTATTCTGATACATCTAAGCATAAAGATGATTTTATAGAAGCTTATAAAAAAGCTTTTCAGGATAGAAAAGGTATTTTTAAATATTTTGATGATAGTAGTAGAATTATAGAAGATATTAATTTAACAGATGAAGATATAGGAAAAATTAGAAATGTAAAATTTAAAGTTGCTAACGTAATTAGTTCTGGTTCTTTTTATAAAATTTATTCTGATAGTGATAGATTTTATATTAGTATTAGAAGAGATGAATATAATGCATTCTTTAATAATTTGAATTTATTTGACTTAAAAGGAAAAGAAATTATGATATATGGAGAAATTTGGAAAGAAAATGGAAAATATGAAATATTAGCAAGGGCAGAGTTTGAAATTAAAATATTGGAATAA